Proteins encoded in a region of the Anaerolineae bacterium genome:
- a CDS encoding methylmalonyl-CoA mutase family protein, with protein MGELSAEQKRWEQTVVQRALERSPERKLVFETPSGIPVARLYTPEDVELDYVRDLGFPGEYPFTRGIQPTMYRGRLWTMRQYAGYATAEESNRRYRYLLEQGQTGLSVAFDLPTQIGYDSDHPLALGEVGKVGVAISSLADMETLLDGIPLDQVSISMTINAPAAILLAMVIAVAKKQGVPIHQLRGTVQNDILKEYAARGTYIFPPEPSLRLTVDLFRYCARHLPRWNAISISGYHMREAGCTAVQEVAFTLANAIEYVQAAIRAGLNVDDFAGQLSFFFNAHNYFFEEIAKFRAARRLWARIMRERFGAQDPRSWQLRFHAQTGGSTLTAQQVDNNVIRVTLQALAAVLGGAQSLHTNAKDEALALPTEASAQLALRTQQIIAYESGVADTVDPLAGSYFVEYLTNEIERRAQAYIAKIDALGGALRAIEQGYIQREIQEAAYCVQQAIERGEQIVVGVNRFVTEAEPPIEILRVDEQAQAEQIRRLQQVRARRDPTRVAELLAQLESAARRPDAELMPLFVTCVEHYVTLGEICGVLRQVFGEYQPEAWI; from the coding sequence CTGGCATCCCTGTCGCCCGGCTGTACACCCCGGAAGACGTCGAGCTCGACTACGTGCGCGATCTGGGATTCCCTGGAGAATACCCGTTCACGCGCGGCATCCAACCCACCATGTACCGCGGCCGTCTGTGGACGATGCGCCAATATGCCGGCTACGCCACTGCCGAGGAGTCGAATCGCCGATACCGATATCTGCTGGAGCAGGGGCAGACCGGCCTTTCTGTGGCGTTCGATCTGCCCACCCAGATCGGCTACGACTCGGATCATCCGCTAGCCCTGGGCGAAGTGGGCAAGGTAGGGGTCGCCATTTCATCGCTGGCCGACATGGAGACGCTGCTCGATGGCATCCCGCTGGATCAGGTGAGCATCTCCATGACCATCAACGCGCCGGCTGCCATCCTATTGGCGATGGTTATCGCCGTAGCGAAAAAGCAAGGAGTGCCCATCCACCAATTGCGCGGCACCGTGCAGAACGATATCCTCAAAGAGTACGCCGCGCGTGGCACCTACATCTTTCCGCCGGAGCCTTCGCTGCGATTGACTGTGGACCTGTTCCGTTACTGCGCCCGTCATCTTCCCCGCTGGAACGCGATCTCCATCAGCGGCTATCACATGCGCGAGGCGGGGTGCACGGCTGTTCAAGAGGTGGCCTTCACGCTGGCAAACGCGATCGAGTACGTACAAGCGGCGATACGCGCCGGGCTGAACGTGGACGACTTCGCCGGCCAGTTGTCGTTCTTCTTCAATGCCCACAACTACTTCTTCGAAGAGATCGCCAAATTCCGGGCGGCGCGCCGCCTGTGGGCGCGCATCATGCGCGAGCGGTTCGGCGCCCAGGATCCACGCTCGTGGCAGTTGCGCTTCCACGCGCAGACGGGCGGCTCTACGCTCACCGCGCAGCAGGTGGACAACAATGTGATTCGCGTTACACTTCAAGCCCTAGCCGCGGTATTGGGTGGCGCCCAATCGCTGCACACCAACGCCAAGGACGAAGCGTTGGCCCTACCTACCGAGGCTTCGGCGCAGTTGGCGCTGCGCACGCAGCAAATCATCGCTTATGAATCCGGCGTGGCTGATACCGTGGATCCGCTGGCCGGCTCCTACTTCGTCGAATACCTGACCAATGAGATCGAGCGACGCGCTCAAGCGTATATCGCCAAGATTGATGCGCTCGGCGGCGCGCTGCGCGCCATTGAGCAGGGATACATCCAACGCGAGATCCAGGAGGCGGCCTATTGCGTTCAACAAGCTATCGAACGGGGCGAGCAGATCGTGGTAGGGGTCAACCGCTTCGTCACCGAGGCGGAACCGCCCATTGAGATCTTGCGCGTGGATGAACAAGCGCAGGCAGAGCAAATCCGACGGCTACAACAAGTGCGCGCCAGACGAGATCCGACCCGGGTGGCCGAGCTGCTGGCGCAACTGGAATCGGCGGCACGCCGGCCCGACGCTGAGTTGATGCCGCTCTTCGTGACTTGTGTGGAGCACTACGTGACGCTGGGCGAAATCTGCGGCGTGCTACGCCAGGTCTTCGGCGAGTACCAGCCGGAAGCCTGGATATGA